CGGAAGGTCGGCGAACCATTCGAGCAGGGTGCGTTCGCGCCGGGTCTCGTCCTCCGGGTGCTTGAACACGTCCCACAGCGACATGTCGAGATAGTCGATCCGCGCTTCGCCCATCGCGCGCGCGGCAACCGCCAGGATCTCGCCCAGGTCCTGCCCGAAGCGTTCGGGCGAAAGGCGCAGGCCGATCTGGAAATCCGGGCGGCAGGTGGCGCGGATGCCCTCGATGACCTCGAACACGATGCGCGCGCGGTTCTCGGCGCTGCCGCCATAGCGGTCCTCGCGCCGGTTGATCGTGGGCGAAAGGAATTCGGCAAGGACGTAGCCGTGCGCACCGTGGACTTCGACGCCGTCGAACCCGGCCCGGTCGGCGCGGTGGGCGGCGGCGATGAAATCGTCGCGCAGGCGCTCCACTTCCTGAAGCGTCAGTGCGCGGGCACCGTTATCGCTGGCGGAAGGGCTGACCGGCGTGCCCACGAGCGCGGCGGGCGAGCGGGAGCCGGCATGGTGAAGCTGGATCGCGGACACCGCGCCGCTGCGACGCAGGGCATCGGCAAGGCGCGAAAGGGCGGGGACGTGGTCGTCCGAAAACACGCCGAGCTGGCCGGGAAAGCCCTGGCCGATCGCCTGCACGTGCGCGGCGGCGGTCATCACCATGCCGAAGCCGCCCTGCCCGCGCATTTCCAGCCAGCGCAGTTCCTCGTCGGAAAGGCGCCCGTCGGGATGGCTCTGCTGGTTGGTGAGCGGGGCCAGCATCAGGCGATTGCGCCATGCCGGTCCGTGGGCAAAGGTCAGAGGCTCGAACAGGGACGAGGATGGGGACGAGGATAGGGACACGGGGGGGCACGACCTCTGGCAGAAATGGAGAACGGGTTCAGTCTTCCCGTTCTGCCACGGCCTGCCCGGTGTCCTCAAGCGCGGCGATGGGCGCTATGGCCGCGTTATATTTGACGGATTGCAGCACCAGTTCGGTCTCTACCTCGCGGATGCCGTCGAGCGCGATGACCTTGTCGGTCACTTCCGCCGCTTCGCGCAGGCTCGACAGGATGCAGATCGCGACGAGGCGCGGCGCGGCATTGGCATCGTAGAGCGCGCTGACCTGGGGCAAGCCGAGCAGGCCGTGGCGCACCTGGTCGAGCTTGCCGTTCGCGCACTTCACGGTGACGAACATCATGTGCTGCCCGCCCTCGCCTGGGCCGCAATCGCGCGCGCGGTCGATGTCGAGAATGGGCACGAGCTTGAGCAGCCCGGCATTCTGCAGGCGCTTTACCCGGCCGCGCACGGTGCCTTCCGTCACGCCAAGGTCGGCGGCGATCTTGCGGAACGAAAGGCGCGCATCGTCGGCAAGCATCTGCGCGATGTCGCGGTCAAGCTGGTCGGTCGACGGAAACGAGGGCGGTTCGAACGGCATCGGCTGGCCCTTCAGGTTCCAAGCGGCCCGATGGCCGGGACATAGCGATAGACGTTGTTGACCAGTTCGACGTCGACGTCTTCCACCCCGGCGAGGTCGGCGGTCGCATCGCGCACCGCCTCGATCATCTCGCGCGCGTTGCGGAAGGCATAGAGGCACGAGACCGGATAGCGGCCCGAGGTTATGTGGACCGAAAGCACGTCCTCGCGCTCGGCCAGCTCGCGGGCGACGTCGATCGGCGGGCGGCCGCTGACCTGGAGGCGGATGCGCGCGACCATGCGGTAGCCGTGGATGCGGAAGTCGGAGACGGCGACCACGCGCATCAGCCCGGCCGCGTCCATCGCGCGGATGCGGTTGGCGACCAGATTGCCCGAAAGGCCCAGTTCCTCGCCGATGGTCGTACTCTGCGCGCGTCCGTCGCGCATCAGCACGTCGACGATGCGGCGGTCGATATCGTCGAAGCCGGAGCCGCGCGGGCGGCGCTGCGGTTTATCGTCGCTCAAGTCCGGTCCCCCTCGTCGGAACGTGGATTAGGTTACGCAAGCACGCGCCGCAAGGGGGATGGACCCGTTATCCGCGCGGTTCGCGCGGCAGGCCGAGGCCGCGTTCGGCAATCAGGTTGCGCTGGATCTGGTTGGTGCCGCCATAGATCGTGTCGGACCGGCTGAAGAGGTAGAGGTTGGGCAGGACATCCCATTCATAGGCATCGCCCGCCGCGATCTCGCCCGCCTGGCCGAGCACGTCCATCGCCAGTTCGCCAAGATTGCGGCGCCACGTGGCCCACTGGATCTTGTAGGTCAGCGCCGCGCCGTCGATGCGCGAATGGTCGGCGTTGGATAGCATCCGCAATGCGCCATAACGCATCAGGCTGAGCCCGATCTGGGCCTGCGCGATGCGCTGGCGGATCACCGGGTCGGCGGCGCGGCCATTGGCCTTCGCGGCCGCAACGATCTCGTCCAGCTCGTTGCGGAAGCCCATCTGCTGGCCGAGCGTGGAGACCCCGCGCTCGAACGCGAGCAGGCCCATCGCGATCTTCCAGCCGTCGCCGGGCGCGCCGATCAGGCTGTCGGCCGGGCAGCGCGCATCGGTGAAGAAGGTCTCGTTGAATTCGGCGTCGCCGTTGATCTGGCGGATCGGGCGGACTTCGATGCCCGGCTGGTCGAGCGGCATCATCAGGAACGACAGGCCCTTGGGCCCCTGCGAGCCTTCCTCGGTGCGGGTGACGACGAAAATCCAGTCGGCGATGTGGGCAAGGCTGGTCCAGATCTTCTGGCCGTTGACCACCCAATGGCCGTCCTCGATCCTGCCCTTCGTTCGCACGCTGGCAAGGTCGGACCCGGCGTTGGGTTCGGAAAAGCCCTGGCAGAAGATCGTGCGCCCGGCGGCGATGTCGGGCAGGAAGCGGCGCTTCTGCTCTTCGGTGCCGAAGGTCAGGATCGTCGGGCCGGCCAGCTCAACGCCGATGTGGTTGATGCGGCCCGGAACCCCGGCACGAGCATATTCCTCGGCAAAGATCACCTGCTGGGCAAGGGTGGCATCGCGCCCGCCCCATTGCGTCGGCCAGCCGATGCAGCCCCAGCGGTGTTCGCCAAGCTGCTGTTCCCACTCCTTGCGCCGTTCGGGCATGGCGGTGAGCTGGGTGATGCCGCGAATGTCCTTGAATTCGCCGGCCATCTGGCCCTGAAGCCAGTCGGCGCATTCGGCGCGGAAGGCTTCTTCCTCTGCGGAAAATCCGAGCTTCATGGCGCGATCAACCCGGCATGTAGAGCTGCGCGGCCTTGCCGCCATCGACCGGCAGCGCAGTGCCGGTGACGTAGCTGGCGGCTTCGGACAGCATGAAGACGATGGCTTCGGCCAGTTCTTCCGGCTCGCCGCCGCGCTGCATAGGGATCGCGCCGGTGGTGCGCGCGGCGACTTCGGGCGCGCGGTCGGCGAATTCCTGGGTGGCCGCGGTCATCACCTGGCCGGGCACGATGGCGTTGACGCGGATGCCAAGCGGCGCGCCTTCCATTGCCGCTGCGGCGGTGAAGTGGACCATGGCTGCCTTCGAGGCCGAATAGCTTGCCATGTTGGGCGCGGCGCGGATGCCGCAGGTCGATGCGATGTTGACGATGGCGCCGCGCTGGCGGCCCCGCTGTTCCTGCGCGGCCATGACCTTCATCGCCGCCTTGGTGCCGACGAACACGGCATCGGCATTGACCGCGAAGTCCTTGCGCCAATGGTCGAGCCGCAGCTTGGCGATGGGTGCGTAGTGCACCGACATGGCGTTGTTGACCAGCATGTCGAGCCGACCGTGGCGCGCGGCCACATCTTCGACCAGCGCGGTGAAGGCCGCTTCGTCGGAGACGTCGAGCTTCACCGCCTCGACCTTGCCGACCTTGGCGATCTCGGCACGGGCGGCCTCGAGCTTGTCCTCGCGGCGGGCGCAGATGACAACGGTGGCGCCACGCGCGGCCAGAAGGCGAGCCGTGGCGAGGCCGATGCCGTCGCTTCCGCCGGTGACGATGGCGACCTTGCCAGTCATGTCCTGAGACATCGCAATGCTTCTCCCGATTCCAATGCTTTCAACGCGAATGCGCCCGAACCTCCGGGGATGTCAAGTGAATGCGTAAAATATAGCATCAATATATGCGTATCGGTGGTTTAAACGTCAGGAGAACCACGCGCCTCCATTGACGTTGACCGTGCTTCCCGTCGCAAAGCTGGCGTCGTTGCCGGCCAGGAACACGACCGCGCCGGCGATCTCGTCCGGGTGGGCCAGGCGCTTCATCACGCTGTCGGCGGCGACGGCGGCCTTCACTTCGTCGGGGAGGGGGGCGTAGATCGGGGTCTCGGTCGCGCCGGGGTTGACCGCGTTGACGCGGATGCCGCGCGGGGCCAGCTCGCGCGCCATGGCCCGGGTCATGCCCAGCACGGCGGCCTTGGCGGTGACGTAGGGCACCGGGCCATTGCCCGCGAGCGCGGCGGTGGACCCGATGTTGACGATTGCGCCGCCGGTGCCCTGCTCTGCCATGATCCGCACCGCCGCGCGGCTGCACCGGAATGCGCCGTCGAGCGTGACCGAAAGCACGCGCGACCAGCCGTCGTCGGTGCAATGGATGGTCTGGTCGGCGTAGGCGGAGGCATCGCCGCCCGCCTGCGCGGCCTGTCCCGCGTAGTATTCGGCCATGCCGTCGCCGGGGGCGCTGCCGATCCCGGCATTGTTGACGAGGATGTCCACGCCGCCGAGCCGCGCTGCCACTTCGGCAAAGGCGGCGTCGACCGAGGCGCTGTCGGATACGTCGCAGGCAACGCCGATGTGCGGCGCGGGCAGGAGCGCAGAGGCCTTTTCGCCCGAGAGGTCGAGTACGGCGACCGTCGCGCCTTCCGCTGCAAGGCGGTGGGCGATGGCCGCGCCGATCCCTTGCGCGCCGCCGGTGACGACCGCGCGCTTGCCTTCAAGTCCGTGGCTCATGGTTTCAGTCCTCGACTTCGGGGCGCCAGGCGACGCCGTTGATGTGCCCGCCGCCATCGACGTAGAGCGTGTTCCCGGTCATGTAGCTCGACGCCTCGCCGGCAAGGAACACCGCGACCGGCCCGATATCGCCCGCCGACTCCCCGAAGCGGCCCACCGGAACCTGGCCGAGGATGGCCTGCGCCATTTCCGGGTTGGCATCGAAATAATCGCGCGCGGCCGGGCTGAGCGCGGAAGGGCAGATGACGTTGGCGGTAATGCCGTGGCCGCCCCATTCGACCGCCGCGGTGCGGGTCAGCGCGCGGACCGCTTCCTTGCTGGCATTGTAGGCGGCGGTGAACATGTGCGCGTTTACGCCATTGAGCGAGCCGAGGTTGACGATCCGCCCGTACTTCTGCGCCTTCATTAGCGGAAAGGCCGCGCGCATGGACCAGAACGCGGACCAGTAGTTGAGCAGGAAGGACCCTTCCATGTCCTCGTCGGTATGGTTCTCCAGCCGCTTGGGGAAGCTGCCGCCGGCATTGTTGACGAGAATGTCGAGCCGTCCGAACGCGGCGGCGCAGGCATCGACCATGGCGTCTACCTCGCCGCGCACGGTCACGTCGACCTGACGGGCGATGGCGTTGACGCCGTACGTCGCGCGCAGGTGCACGGCTTCGGCTTCGGCGGCCTCAAGCCCGCGCTGGGCGATCATCACGTCCGCGCCTTCGGCCGCGAGCGCGCGGGCAATGCCCTGGCCCACGCCCTGACCGCCACCGGTGACGAGCGCGCTGCGCCCTTTCAGAGTTCCTGCCATGTCGATGCGTCCTTTCAGCCCGCGCGAGGGTAGTCGGTGTAGCCGCGCGCGTCGTCGCCGTGGCCGGTGTAGAAGGTGTCGCGGTCGGCCTTGGCGAGCGGCGCGCCGGTGCGCAGGCGCTCGACCAGGTCGGGATTGCCGATGAAGGCATAGCCGAACGAGACGGCCTCGGCCTTGCCTTCAGCCAGGACCTTTTCGGCGCGTTCGCGGGTCAGGCCGCAGTTCTCGATCACCGGGCCTGACCAGTTGGCGCGGACGAGGTCGAGCGAATCGAAACCCTGGTTGGGAATGTGGATGAGGTGGCAGTATGCCAGGCCCATGTGATCGACCGCGCGCAGCAGCGTGGCATAGGTCTCCGCCGGGTCGGCATCGTCCATGCCGTTGAACTTTACCCCGGGGCAGATGCGAAAGCCGACGCGGCCCGGGCTGATGGCGGCGGCAAGCGCGCTCAGCGTTTCGACCACGAAACGCACGCGGTTTTCGGCGCTGCCGCCATAGGCATCGCCGCGCTGGTTGGAATTGGACGAGAGGAACTGCATCGGCAGGTATCCCGACGCGCAGTGCAGCTCCACCCCGTCGATCCCGGCGGCGCGGGCATTGCGCGCGGCGGCGACATATTCCGCGATCACGCCGGGGATCTCGTGCGCGGCCAGTTCGCGCGGCATTTCGGTGGGCACCGGAACGCCGTCGGGGCCGGGGATCGGATCGGGGCAGGGAATCGCGCTGGGTGCGACCGTTTCGGCATCGGGGGCCTTGTTGGCACGGACCGAGGCACGGCCGACGTGCATGAGCTGCACCGCGATGCGACCGCCTTCGCCGTGGACCGCCTCGGCGACACGCCGCCAGCCCTCGACCTGTTCGGGCGAATGGATGCCGGGCGTGCGCCAGTAGCCCTTGCCGTTGGGCGAGGGCTGGGTGCCTTCGGTGACGATCAGCCCCGCCGAGGCGCGCTGGCGGTAGTATTCGACCATGAGGTCGGTCGGCTCGTCATGCGGCCCGGCGCGGTCGCGCGTCATCGGGGCCATGACGATCCGGTTGGCAAGCTCGATTTCGCCAAGGCGGACGGGGGAGAACAGGTCGGCCATGTCCGTCAGCTCCGCACGCGCGGGCGGGGCAGGGGGGCGCCGCGGCGCATGGTCTCGATGAATTTCTCGAGCGGGGCGGGCGGTTCGACCGGGCCGTCGTGCGGCTGTCCCTGGCGTGCCCAGTAGGTCTTCCAGCTCGGGAACAGGTCGTGGAAGCTGCCGTGATAGGGCGGCACGCCCGGCCAGCGCATCTTGCGGTCGCCCACCGGCGGCTTGTTGAGGTCGGTGGCGTACCAGTAGAGCGGCAGGCGGCGGCGGAAGTACCAGCGGCCGTCGATGCGTTCGTACTGGTCGAAATACATCATCTGCATGATGACCCATTCGGCGCCGCACTCGTGCTCGTTCTTGGAATAGACGACGCCCTGGGCGTGGTCCGGATCGTCGAAGTCGATCACGTGGCCGCCGATGTGGTGGCTGGTGCCGTCGAACTGCATCGAGTGGGTTTCGTCGAACCAGTCGCGCAGGGCCTTGCGGCCCGTCTTTCCGCCGCCGACGCGGACGTCTTCGGGAAACAGGTTCACCCAGGCATCGCCATCGCGCATGTCGAGCGCGAGCGAATACTTGGCGGGGAGCTGGCGGATCGCGTCGAGCGATTCCAGCCGGTCGATGCGGGCAAGGAGGGATGCGTCGGTCATGGCCTGTGCCTTCACGATAGGGGGGCGGGGCGGCAGAGCGCGCCGTTGGCCCAGCCGAGGATGTCGTCGCTGCCGGAGGTCAGGAGATCGTCGACCTCGCCCACCAGCAAGTCGTGCGTGCCGAAGCCTACGCGCTCGCGGATGGTGCAGAAGATGGCTGCCGGGGCGCCGTCGATGAACCAGACGCCCTCGTGGGCGTGGTGGACGTGGCGACGCCAGTCGTCCTGCGTGAAGCGCGCGTCGCGGGCGGCGGGGTCGGCAAAGGGCACGACGTGGCCGTCCTGCCCGGGCTGGAGCAGGTTGATGCAGAAGCGCCCTGCGCGGATCATCGCGTCATGCGCCGATCCGGAACGGTTGACGCAGATCGCCATGGCAGGCGGATCGAGCGTGACCGGCATGAGCGCGGACATGGCGAGCCCGACCGGCTGGCCGCTGTCCGGATCGAAGCTGGTGACGATGCCGACCGGCGCGGGCATGAAGCGCAGCACGCGCTTGAGCCGGGCGTCGAGCGGGGGTGTGGTCTGGGTCAATCTCGCTCCCCTCGGTCCGTGATCCGCGAGTATGGGGCGAATCCCGGCTACCTTCAATGTTTGCGCTATTGTCTAATCACAATTCTACGCAAATGGAAAGGCGTAAGCGCGGTTCCGGCGTGAATGGCGCTTGGGGCGTGGTCGGCATCGAGGGGTGAGGTCGGGGCGCTCGGGGGGAAGAAGCCCTGGCCCGGATCAAGTCCGGGCCGACGATTGGGGGGTGAGGCGGGGCATGCGCTGTTTCGCGTGGATGGGGCGGTTGGCGGCCTATCCCCGATTGCCGCGCACCTGCCCACGCACCGCTGTCCGCCGCGCCGGGCGCGGCCTTTTCAGTCCTCGTCGTCGATGGTGGCGGGTTTGGTGATCTTGGCCATCCTGGCGTTGTACTTGACGGTCTTGACCGCGATCGAGGTTTCGACGTGGTGCACGCCGTCGATGGCGAGGATGTGGTCGGAGGCGAGTTCGACGAGGGTGTCGAGTTCGTCGATCAGGCTCATCGCGGTGATGTTGAACTGACCCATCGTGATCAGCACCGCGTTGACGCCGGGGACATCGGCGATGACCTGGGCGACCTCGCGCACGCGGTCGACGTCGGCCTGGACGTTGATGAAGGCGAGGCGGGCGAGCTTGCCCATCTCGAAGCCGGTGATCGCGGTGAACGCGATCAGGCCATCCTGCTGCAGGCGCTTGATGCGGCCGCGCACGGTGCCTTCGGTGACGCCGAGTTCGGCGGCGATCTTGCGGTTGGAGATGCGCGCGTCGAGAGCGAGCATGTCGACCAGCTGGCGGTCGAGCGCGTCGAGCTGGATCCCGGCCATCAGGCGGCTCCCCCGGTGCCGACGCGGCTTTCGATGGGGGCCACGTCGAACTGGTACTTGATGATGTCGACCACGATCGCAGGCGTCAGCGTGCGGATGCCGCGCACGCCCGAGAGCTTGTCGAGGAGGAAGTCCGACAGGTTGTCGAAATCGTGCAGCGCGACGAGCATGTCGATGTCGTAGCGGCCGGTGACCATGTGCGCGGCGACCACTTCGGGCAGCACGGCCAGGTCCTGCGCCACTTCGGAAGCGGGCCGCCCGTCAACCTCGACCGAGATGCGCAGCAGCACGTTGAAGCCGTGGGCGGAGAAATCCGAGACCGCGACCACGCGCAACTGGTTGGCATCCTCCATGCGGCGGATGCGGGTCGAAACGGTCGTCGCCGTCAGCCCAAGCTTCTCGGCTATCTGCTGGTTGTTCGCACGCCCGTTCGCTCGCAACTCGCGGATGATCGATACGTCCGTCGCGTCAAAGCTGAGTACGCGGGCGGCAAGGTTGGCGGCGGCAGCCTGCGAGCGGCGCGTGGCGCGCTTGTCGTCGAGTCCCGGCTTCACGCGTGGTCCAGACGCAGGTGGCGTTCGAAGAAACGGGCCATGAGATCGATTGCCTCGCGCGATTCGGGGATGGAGACGCTGAACCAGAAGCCGTGCGGCAGGGCTTCGAACACGTGGAGTTCGGCCAGGCGACCGGCGCGGTGGAGCGCGCGGTGGAACAATGCGGTTGCGCTCAGCACGGCGTCGCGCGTGCTGGAAACGAGCAGCGTGGGCGGGAAGCGCGACAGGTCGCCGCGGATCGGGGCGACGAGCGGGTCGGCCGGATCGGCATCGCGCAGGAAGGCTGCGCGTTCGGAAACGGGGCTGTCGAGCGGAGCGCTGACGTTGCCGTGGAAGCCGGCGAGAGTGAGGTAGTTGTAGGTATCGCCCAGCCGCGACAGGTCGCCGCCGGCAGTGAACACGCCGCAGGCGGCGGGAAGGGGCAGGCCCTCTTTCTGAAAGCGCATGACCGCCATGGCGGTGAGAAAGCCGCCAGCCGAAGTGCCGTAGACCACCACATCATCGGCGGCGCGATCCTTCAGCGCCTCGCGGTAGACGGCCAGGACATCGTCCACCGCCGCCGGATAGGGATGTTCGGGGGCCAGGCGGTAATCGACCGCCCAGACCTCGCACCCGGTCTCGGCGGCAATGGGGATCGCCTCGACCAGCGAGCCCGAGCCGACGACGAAGCCGCCGCCATGGAGGTTTATCAGCAGCTTGCCCGGATGGCGCACGCCGTCCTTGGGCGTCACGCGATGGCACCGTACGCCCGCGATCCGCGTTTCCTCGACGTTGCAGGGAAAGACCTCGAGCGCCTGAGTGGCGAGCCAGTCGAACATCGGGGCGAGCGCATCGCGCATCTGCCACATCGGTACGGGCGGGGCGTCCGGATCCTGCCCGCCCGAGGTGTCGAAGCGGAGATAGGCCTTGGCCTCCTCGCTGATCGTGTCCGGCACGTCGAGCGTGACCTTGCCGAGGTGGACCACCCCGTTCTCGACCTTGTAGCTTCCCATGATGCCTGCCCCCTGCGTTCCGATCAGGCCGCGCCGGCGACGGCGCGCACCGCGCCGCGCGCGCCGTGCATCGCGCCCTCGATGTAGCCGACGCCGTTGGCATCGCCGATGGCGTGGACTTCGAAGCCCGCCGCGCGCAGGGCTTCGGCCAGCGAAAGGTCGCCGTGCGCGCCCTTGGCGACGACCACGTTGCCCGCCGGCACGGTCTGGCGCGCGCCCGAGGCATCGGTGAACGACACGCTGTCCTTGCCGATGACGATGTCGCTGGCCCCGGCGTGAAGGCCGACGCCGTGTTCGGCAAGTTCGGCCATGAGGCGCATGCGGCGCACGAGGGTGAGGCCCTTGCCCATGCGCGGGGCTTCCTCGACCACGTTCACGGTGCGGCCGCGTTCGGAAAGGAATTCGGCCAGTTCAAGCCCGACCAGCTCGCCGCCGACGATGGTCACGGTGTCGGCCAGCGGCATCCACGCATGGGTTGCCTTGCGCACCAGCGCGAGATTGGCGGTGGCGCCGGTAGCGGCGCCGACCTTGGTGGCGATGCGGGTGAACAGGCCCGTCTTGCGCTTCAGCTCTTCCGAGCTTTCGCCCAGCATCATGCGGCGCATGTCGTCGCCGGAATAGACGTGATCCTGGTCGTTGCCGGGGATCGGCGGCATGTCGCGGATCGCGCCGGTGGCGACGATGACCGCGTCCGCGCCGATCGAGCGGAGCAGGTCGGGCGTTGCGACAGTCGACAGGCGCACGTCGATGCCCGCCTCCTTCACCTCGCGGCGCAGCCATTCGAGGATGCGCTCGTTCGGTTCGTAGGCGAGGCTGGCGAAACGCAGGGTGCCGCCGAGG
This window of the Novosphingobium aromaticivorans DSM 12444 genome carries:
- a CDS encoding nuclear transport factor 2 family protein; the protein is MTDASLLARIDRLESLDAIRQLPAKYSLALDMRDGDAWVNLFPEDVRVGGGKTGRKALRDWFDETHSMQFDGTSHHIGGHVIDFDDPDHAQGVVYSKNEHECGAEWVIMQMMYFDQYERIDGRWYFRRRLPLYWYATDLNKPPVGDRKMRWPGVPPYHGSFHDLFPSWKTYWARQGQPHDGPVEPPAPLEKFIETMRRGAPLPRPRVRS
- a CDS encoding SDR family NAD(P)-dependent oxidoreductase; the encoded protein is MSQDMTGKVAIVTGGSDGIGLATARLLAARGATVVICARREDKLEAARAEIAKVGKVEAVKLDVSDEAAFTALVEDVAARHGRLDMLVNNAMSVHYAPIAKLRLDHWRKDFAVNADAVFVGTKAAMKVMAAQEQRGRQRGAIVNIASTCGIRAAPNMASYSASKAAMVHFTAAAAMEGAPLGIRVNAIVPGQVMTAATQEFADRAPEVAARTTGAIPMQRGGEPEELAEAIVFMLSEAASYVTGTALPVDGGKAAQLYMPG
- a CDS encoding SDR family NAD(P)-dependent oxidoreductase, with translation MSHGLEGKRAVVTGGAQGIGAAIAHRLAAEGATVAVLDLSGEKASALLPAPHIGVACDVSDSASVDAAFAEVAARLGGVDILVNNAGIGSAPGDGMAEYYAGQAAQAGGDASAYADQTIHCTDDGWSRVLSVTLDGAFRCSRAAVRIMAEQGTGGAIVNIGSTAALAGNGPVPYVTAKAAVLGMTRAMARELAPRGIRVNAVNPGATETPIYAPLPDEVKAAVAADSVMKRLAHPDEIAGAVVFLAGNDASFATGSTVNVNGGAWFS
- a CDS encoding Lrp/AsnC family transcriptional regulator, whose product is MAGIQLDALDRQLVDMLALDARISNRKIAAELGVTEGTVRGRIKRLQQDGLIAFTAITGFEMGKLARLAFINVQADVDRVREVAQVIADVPGVNAVLITMGQFNITAMSLIDELDTLVELASDHILAIDGVHHVETSIAVKTVKYNARMAKITKPATIDDED
- a CDS encoding alkene reductase — its product is MADLFSPVRLGEIELANRIVMAPMTRDRAGPHDEPTDLMVEYYRQRASAGLIVTEGTQPSPNGKGYWRTPGIHSPEQVEGWRRVAEAVHGEGGRIAVQLMHVGRASVRANKAPDAETVAPSAIPCPDPIPGPDGVPVPTEMPRELAAHEIPGVIAEYVAAARNARAAGIDGVELHCASGYLPMQFLSSNSNQRGDAYGGSAENRVRFVVETLSALAAAISPGRVGFRICPGVKFNGMDDADPAETYATLLRAVDHMGLAYCHLIHIPNQGFDSLDLVRANWSGPVIENCGLTRERAEKVLAEGKAEAVSFGYAFIGNPDLVERLRTGAPLAKADRDTFYTGHGDDARGYTDYPRAG
- a CDS encoding Lrp/AsnC family transcriptional regulator, translating into MKPGLDDKRATRRSQAAAANLAARVLSFDATDVSIIRELRANGRANNQQIAEKLGLTATTVSTRIRRMEDANQLRVVAVSDFSAHGFNVLLRISVEVDGRPASEVAQDLAVLPEVVAAHMVTGRYDIDMLVALHDFDNLSDFLLDKLSGVRGIRTLTPAIVVDIIKYQFDVAPIESRVGTGGAA
- a CDS encoding acyl-CoA dehydrogenase family protein, with product MKLGFSAEEEAFRAECADWLQGQMAGEFKDIRGITQLTAMPERRKEWEQQLGEHRWGCIGWPTQWGGRDATLAQQVIFAEEYARAGVPGRINHIGVELAGPTILTFGTEEQKRRFLPDIAAGRTIFCQGFSEPNAGSDLASVRTKGRIEDGHWVVNGQKIWTSLAHIADWIFVVTRTEEGSQGPKGLSFLMMPLDQPGIEVRPIRQINGDAEFNETFFTDARCPADSLIGAPGDGWKIAMGLLAFERGVSTLGQQMGFRNELDEIVAAAKANGRAADPVIRQRIAQAQIGLSLMRYGALRMLSNADHSRIDGAALTYKIQWATWRRNLGELAMDVLGQAGEIAAGDAYEWDVLPNLYLFSRSDTIYGGTNQIQRNLIAERGLGLPREPRG
- a CDS encoding Lrp/AsnC family transcriptional regulator; translation: MSDDKPQRRPRGSGFDDIDRRIVDVLMRDGRAQSTTIGEELGLSGNLVANRIRAMDAAGLMRVVAVSDFRIHGYRMVARIRLQVSGRPPIDVARELAEREDVLSVHITSGRYPVSCLYAFRNAREMIEAVRDATADLAGVEDVDVELVNNVYRYVPAIGPLGT
- a CDS encoding Lrp/AsnC family transcriptional regulator, whose product is MPFEPPSFPSTDQLDRDIAQMLADDARLSFRKIAADLGVTEGTVRGRVKRLQNAGLLKLVPILDIDRARDCGPGEGGQHMMFVTVKCANGKLDQVRHGLLGLPQVSALYDANAAPRLVAICILSSLREAAEVTDKVIALDGIREVETELVLQSVKYNAAIAPIAALEDTGQAVAERED
- a CDS encoding flavin reductase family protein translates to MTQTTPPLDARLKRVLRFMPAPVGIVTSFDPDSGQPVGLAMSALMPVTLDPPAMAICVNRSGSAHDAMIRAGRFCINLLQPGQDGHVVPFADPAARDARFTQDDWRRHVHHAHEGVWFIDGAPAAIFCTIRERVGFGTHDLLVGEVDDLLTSGSDDILGWANGALCRPAPLS
- a CDS encoding SDR family NAD(P)-dependent oxidoreductase; this translates as MAGTLKGRSALVTGGGQGVGQGIARALAAEGADVMIAQRGLEAAEAEAVHLRATYGVNAIARQVDVTVRGEVDAMVDACAAAFGRLDILVNNAGGSFPKRLENHTDEDMEGSFLLNYWSAFWSMRAAFPLMKAQKYGRIVNLGSLNGVNAHMFTAAYNASKEAVRALTRTAAVEWGGHGITANVICPSALSPAARDYFDANPEMAQAILGQVPVGRFGESAGDIGPVAVFLAGEASSYMTGNTLYVDGGGHINGVAWRPEVED
- a CDS encoding alpha/beta hydrolase, producing the protein MGSYKVENGVVHLGKVTLDVPDTISEEAKAYLRFDTSGGQDPDAPPVPMWQMRDALAPMFDWLATQALEVFPCNVEETRIAGVRCHRVTPKDGVRHPGKLLINLHGGGFVVGSGSLVEAIPIAAETGCEVWAVDYRLAPEHPYPAAVDDVLAVYREALKDRAADDVVVYGTSAGGFLTAMAVMRFQKEGLPLPAACGVFTAGGDLSRLGDTYNYLTLAGFHGNVSAPLDSPVSERAAFLRDADPADPLVAPIRGDLSRFPPTLLVSSTRDAVLSATALFHRALHRAGRLAELHVFEALPHGFWFSVSIPESREAIDLMARFFERHLRLDHA
- a CDS encoding NADH:flavin oxidoreductase, with translation MSLSSSPSSSLFEPLTFAHGPAWRNRLMLAPLTNQQSHPDGRLSDEELRWLEMRGQGGFGMVMTAAAHVQAIGQGFPGQLGVFSDDHVPALSRLADALRRSGAVSAIQLHHAGSRSPAALVGTPVSPSASDNGARALTLQEVERLRDDFIAAAHRADRAGFDGVEVHGAHGYVLAEFLSPTINRREDRYGGSAENRARIVFEVIEGIRATCRPDFQIGLRLSPERFGQDLGEILAVAARAMGEARIDYLDMSLWDVFKHPEDETRRERTLLEWFADLPRGKVRLGVAGKIMGGRDAAHVLEQGCDFAVIGRAAILRHDFPERVRQDGDYVSPALPVTARHLADEGLSKPFLDYMRTWKGFVTEDA